The Halotia branconii CENA392 region TCAGCTTATGAATGGTCTAAAGTTTATCCCGCTTTTGCCCCTAAATACCGCATATTAGCCCCAGATTTAATCGGTTGGGGAGAATCTGCTCATCCGGTGCAAGATTACCAAATTAGTGACTATCTGACTACAATCGCCGAATTTATCACCCAGACTTGTACTCACGCTGTAACTGTAGTAGCTTCTTCTCTGACAGCTGCTTTGACTATCCGCCTAGCCATTAACAAGCCGGAATTATTCCAAAGATTATTTTTAGTATGTCCTTCTGGCTTTGATGATTTTGGCCAAGGTGCTGGACGCAGACTTCCACTACCTATTATCAATACACCCTTGTTGGATAATATAATTTATGCTCTTGGTGCTGAAAATGCCCTCGCTGTCAGAAATTTTTTACAAAGTTTTCTGTTTGCTAAACCAGAACGAGTTTCACAAGAAATGGTAGAAGCTTATTTAACTTCTGCACAACAACCAAATGCTAAGTTTGCAGCTTTGGCATTTTTACGAGGCGATCTTTATTTTGACTTGAGTTTGTATATTCAGCAATTGCAAATTCCTACTGTGATGTTTTGGGGAGAAAAAGCGCAATTTACGAGTGTTAAATTAGGGCGACGTTTGGCTAATTTAAATATAAATGCGATTCCAGATTTTCAGGCGATCGCCAATACAGGAATTTTACCTCATTTAGAAACACCAGAAGTTTTTATTGGTTTATTGCAACGCTATTTAATAGCCTAAAACCGCAGAGGCGCAGAGGACACAGAGATGTTTATGAATGATTTAGGACTGCTATATATGTCTTTCTACTGGTAACTGATAACTGTTAACTGTCCAAGCTTTCACTCATCCGCTGTTCTAGCAAATCCAGTAACCCCTCTACATCCTTATCAACCTGCTTAAAACAATCCGGTGGTGCTGGTTCTGGTGCAAACTGAATTAATTTAATTTCACCTTTACCAATACCAATCATCACTACTTCTATTTCTGGTTGATGATTTTCGACAATTCCTAAAATTTCCTGAAGCCGATTTTCAACTTGATCATTTAAATTTTCTATTGCTTCTTGGGGACAATATACAAAATGTGGAGTTGGTTGTAAATCAATACCAATAGTACCCTTGCTATTACCATTTTCTAACCACAATCCCCAAAACAGTGCCGCTAAATCTTGCTGATTTGCTTTCACAAATCTATCCAACTGGCCACGCCACTTGTGATCACCTAATTCTGACTGAGTGTTACCAAACATCATAAATAATTCGTAATCCGTAATTCGTAATTTTTGAAGTAATTCAGCACATATTTATTTCCTATGCCCCATGCCCCATGCCCCATGCCCTATATTATTTCAACCCACTTTGTACACGCCAGAGATTAGCGTAAATGCCATCTCGTTCTAGTAGTTGTTCGTGGGTTGCTGACTCTACTAATTTCCCATGTTCCATGACATAGATACAATCAGCATTGCGGATAGTAGAAAGACGATGAGCGATCGCAATTGTGGTTCTATCTACTATAATTCGTTCGAGCGATCGCTGGATAGCGGCTTCTGTTTCGTTGTCTACTGCGGAGGTGGCTTCATCTAAAATCAAAATGGGTGGATTCTTTAATACTGCACGAGCGATCGCAATTCTTTGTCTTTGTCCACCAGATAACTTTTGTCCTCTTTCTCCCACAATTGTCTCATAACTTTGGGGCAATTCCATAATAAATTCATGAGCTTCAGCCACTCTTGCCGCTTTCATGATTTCTGGTTCGCTAGCATCAAAGCTACCATAAGCAATATTCTCGGCTACTGTGCCATGAAATAAAAATACATCCTGACTCACCAAACCAATACAACGGCGTAAATCTTGTAATTTCAAATCTTGTATTTCGATTCCATCTACGGTAATCATTCCTGTTTTGATTTCATACAACCGCAATAACAACTTAACTAAAGTACTTTTACCGGAACCAGTTGAACCAACAATCGCAATAGTTTTACCTGCGGGAATATCTAACGACAGATTTTCAATTACAGGAAATCTGTCTTGATAGGCAAAAGTGACATTTTTAAATTTCACTTCGCCGCGGACTTTTTCAATTGGTAAAGCTATCCTTCCTGGATGAATCGCGATCGGCGTATCTAATAAATTCATGACTCGATTGGTAGAAGCCATCGCTCTTTGATATTGATCAAAGGTATCACCTAATCTTGTTAACGGCCACAACAAGCGCTGAATTAAAAATATTAATACGCTATAAGTTCCTACAGACATTTTGCCTGCAACTGCTGCCATTCCACCATATAATAATAGTGCAGTAAATCCTACCAAAATCAGCATCCGGATTAATGGTATAAAAGCGGCTGAAAGTTTAATTGCTTTAGTATTACTACGACGATAACTTTCACTTTCTACTTCTAAACGCGAGGCTTCATAAGTTTCGGCTGTAAAACTTTTAATTGTAGTAATACCGCTAATATTATTGGCTAAACGCGAGTTGAGGAAACCGACTTTTTCTCTAACATCAGCATAACGGGGTGCAAGCAGTCGTTGATAAGCTAAAGAACCCCAAAGAATAAACGGCATTGGCAACAAGGCCATCCACGCTACACTAGGAGCCAAAACGAAGAAAGCACCACCAATAATGACCACAGTTGTAGCAACTTGAATCAGATCATTGGCTCCCGTGTCTAAAAATCGTTCTAATTGGTTAATATCATCACTAAGGATGGACATTAAACCGCCAGTGCTACGTTCTTCAAAATAAGCCAATTCCAACTCTTGCAAATGCTTGTAGGCATCTAAACGTAAGTTATGCTGAACACTCTGTGCTAAATTGCGCCAAAGTCTAGCATAAGCGTACTCAAACACTGATTCTAATATCCAAACAATCACAGTGAGAACCGAAAGAATCAAAAACTGCCCAAAGACATCTTTAACTCCTAATTGAGCAATGATAGAATCCTGCTGTTTGACAACTACATCTACCGCAATCCCAATTAATGCTGGCGGTGCTAAGTCAAAAAGTTTATTGAGGATAGAACAACCAGTAGCCAGCCAAATTTGCTGACGATACTGATGTCCGTAGTCAAGCAGGCGCTGGAGGGGATGCACTGAATGTCTACGTTTTTTCATTATCTGGCCGTTTACAATTGCGTGAAACTGATGTTACCACGAGAGGGAGAAATATCTTACTTTTGTAGCCTTAAACCTGCGTAGGCAGATAACGTGTCACCATAGTACAGGAGTTGCCTAAAGATGCAAAAGGAGATAAAACCTTGAAAAATCAGCAATTGGGGAATTGGCAAACCACACTTTTGGGAATTGTGGTATCAATAATAGTGCTAATTGGGCTTAATTCCTTTATCATTATCAATCCAGGACAAGCAGGAGTAATCAGCATCTTAGGTAAAGCGAGAGACGGTGCTTTGTTGGAGGGGATTCATGTAAAACCACCTTTCATTTCAGTAATAGATGTGTATGATTTGACGGTGCAGAAATTTGAAGTCCCAGCGGAAAGTTCTACTAAGGATTTGCAAAATTTATCTGCCAGATTTGCGATTAACTTTCGTCTTGATCCCTTACAAGTAGTAGAGGTGAGAAGAAAACAAGGGACTTTAGCAAATATTGTCTCAAAGATCATTGCCCCCCAGACTCAAGAAGCGTTTAAAATTGCAGCTGCTAGACGCACAGTCGAAGAAGCGATTACCAAAAGAAGTGAATTGAAAGAAGACTTCGATAATGCTTTAGGCGATCGCCTAGATAAATATGGGATAATTGTCTTAGATACTAGTGTAGTTGACTTGACTTTCTCCCCAGAATTTGCCAGAGCTGTAGAAGAAAAACAAATTGCGGAACAACGCGCCCAAAGAGCTGTTTATGTAGCACGAGAAGCCGAACAAGAAGCACAAGCAGAAGTTAATCGGGCTAAAGGTAAAGCAGAAGCCCAAAGACTCTTAGCAGAAACTCTCAAAGCTCAAGGTGGGCAATTAGTTTTACAAAAAGAAGCAATTGAAGCATGGAAAACAGGCGGCGCTCAAATGCCTAGAGTTTTGGTAATGGGTGGTGAATCAAAAGGTAGTGTACCTTTTATTTTCAACCTAGGGAATGTTCCCAATCAGCCATAATTTGAGTCAATAATACAAATCAGGTGGGTTATGCCCACCTCAAACACCAAAGCTAAACCAAGTCAATAATAAACTAATTTATGTCAACTCCTAATCATCAGAATCTCACAACCGCAGAAGCTAAGAAAATCCTCAATAAATTCAACTGTTTAGATATCGCACCTATTCTTAAACCATCAGAAAAAGTTTTAACCCGCAAGGCTTTAGTGTTAATTACTAATCTATCTGATTATCAAATATTAGGAATTTGCGCTGACACAGCTGAAGAAGGAATACTAGCAATGAGAACTTACTCTCATGCTTTTGGTTATGAAGTACCAAGTGATTTAGCTACACCTGAAGGGCCAGTTTATATTAAATTAAATGGCAAAAATGGTTTGTGTTACCTCGATTCTTACGCAGGGCATCATCGCGGAGTATTAGTATCTTGCCAGTCTTACGACGAAGGGGGAATCAACGAAATGTATGGACATTTACCACTCGATTTATTCGTCTAAAATTTGGTTATGTAGGTAAGCTAAATGCCTTACCTACTAGCTAATGATTAATCAGTAATCACTAATTTTATGGGTATTATTACACTACAATCGGTAAAAAAAGACTTTGGTATCAAAGAAATATTAAAAGATGCTACTTTTAGTCTTGATGCTACTGATAAAGTGGGCTTAATTGGTACTAATGGTTCTGGTAAATCAACTTTATTAAAAATGATTGCTGGAATAGAATCAATCGATAGTGGTCAGATTTTATCCACCTCTGGTTCTAAAATCATTTACCTGCCTCAACAGCCAGATTTAGATGAAAATCGTACAGTTTTAGAGCAAATTTTCGCTGACAGCGGCGAGCATTTATCTTTGGTACGTGAGTATGAAGAACTCACCAATAAATTAGCTCACTATCCAGAAGATAACCAGATTATGTCCCGCCTTTCTGTAGTCATGCAGAACATGGAAACTACTGGTGCTTGGGAACTGGAAACTAACGCCAAAATTATCCTCAGTAAGTTAGGAATTTTTGACTTTGATGCCGTAATCGGTACTTTATCTGGAGGTTATCGTAAGCGGATTGCTCTAGCAACAGCTTTGTTGTCAGAACCAGATGTTTTACTTATGGATGAGCCAACTAACCATCTTGATGCTCTTTCTGTAGAATGGTTGCAAAGTTATTTAAATCGCTTTCGTGGCGCACTTTTACTTATCACCCATGACCGCTATTTTTTAGATAAAGTTACAAATCGGATAATTGAAATTGACCGGGGTGATATTTTTACCTATACAGGTAATTATTCATATTACCTAGAAAAGAAAGCTCTAGCTGAAGAATCTGCTATTAGTAGTCAACGTAAACATCAAGGTGTATTGCGGCGCGAATTAGAATGGTTAAGCCGTGGGCCAAAAGCTCGAAGTACCAAACAAAAAGCTAGAATTGAGCGCGTTCACGCCATGCGAAACACTGAGTTTAAACAAGCTCAGGGGAAAGTTGATATTTCTACAGTTGGTCGTCGTATCGGTAAAAAAGTTATTGAACTAAATAATATTTCTAAAGCTTACGATGGCCGGACTTTAATTAACAACTTTACCTACGAATTTAGTCCCGAAGACCGCATTGGCATTATTGGTGGTAACGGTGCAGGGAAATCCACTTTAATGGATATTATTACTGGGCGCGTTCAGCCAGATGCTGGTAACGTGGAAATTGGTACTACTATTCACATTGGTTATTTTGACCAACATTCTGAAGAATTACTCACAGCTTTAGACGAAAATCAGCGCGTGATTGACTACATTAAAGAAGAGGGCGAATTTGTCAAAATTACCGATGGTACTCAAATTTCCGCCTCCCAAATGTTAGAGAGATTTCTCTTTCCTGGAAACCAGCAATATGCTCCTATTCATAAACTTTCGGGTGGAGAAAAGCGACGTTTATTTTTATTGCGTATTCTCATTGGTGCGCCCAACGTTTTAATTTTAGATGAACCGACAAATGATTTGGATGTACAGACACTAGCAATATTAGAAGATTATTTAGAAGACTTTGCTGGGTGTGTAATAACAGTTTCTCATGATCGCTACTTTTTAGATCGCACTGTAGATACAATCTTTGCCTTAGAAGCAGGCGGTAATTTACGGCAATATCCAGGTAATTACTCAGTTTATCTTGATTATAAAAAAGCTGAAGAAGACGAAGAAAAACAACAACAAGCTAGTAATAATCAAGAAGATTCCCAAAAACTAGAGTCAGCAAAAGTTATATCTTCTTCTGAAAATACAGAAAATAAAAAACGGCGTGGACTGTCCAATTGGGAAAAGCGGGAATTTGAACAATTAGAAGGTAAAATTGCTCAGTTAGAAGCTGAAAAAGCAGACACTGAGAAAGCAATGACAAGTGTTGCGCCTGGAAATTATGGTCAAGTACAAAAACTCTACGAACAAGTAGAAACCCTCAAACAAGCGATTGATGTAGCTACTGAACGTTGGTTAGAATTAGCCGAAATTGATTCTTAAAGAAATGAGCAAGTAATAAATATGAATGCTCTAACATTAAATTTACCACCAGTTTTAGTATTAACTGACGAACAATTCTATCAACTTTGCCAAGTAAATCGTGACTTAAGAATAGAACGTACAGCCACCGGAGAATTAATAATCATGCCACCTACAGGAGGTGAAACAGGCAATCGAAACATTGAAATTGCTTTTCAATTACAAGCTTGGAGTCGAAAAAGTAACTTAGGAATTGCTTTTGATTCTTCTACTTGTTTCAAACTCCCCAATGGTGCGGAACGCTCTCCAGATGCTTCTTGGGTGAAACGTGAACGTTGGGATAATTTGAACCAACAACAAAAACAAAAATTTCCCCCTTTGTGTCCTGATTTTGTTTTAGAGTTGCGTTCTCAAACAGATTCACTTAAAGCTTTACAAGAGAAAATGCAAGAGTACATAGATAATGGTGTAAGATTAGGTTGGCTCATCGACCCAAAAACACAACAAGTTGAAATATATCGTGTAGGTCAGGCAGTAGAAATATTACAAAACCCTGAGACTCTATCAGGAGAAGATGTATTGCCGGGTTTTATACTTAATTTAAAACCTATTTTTGGCAGTATTTAAGTATTTTTTTAAGAGTCTAGTACAGTGCGGCAAAAATAAACTACTCATTCCAAATTGATGAAAAACTTATGCTGTGTTCATTTTTAATTTTTAATTCCGCCTTGTGGTACTAGCCTTTATTGTTGCATAAAAAATATTCTTATTGCTCTTTAGTTTTTCTAAAAACTGCATTTTGCATCTTTACATGAGACTACATGAGCAAAAATCTTTAAACTCATCCCACCCTTGAAAGGGACAGGATTTCGTGTCAGTGGTCAGTTGTTTTTGCTACTCACCACTGACTACTGACACCTGACGGCGACGGGGCGATGGTTACTGAGCGTAGCCGAAGTACTATTACGGATACTTCTTCCTCTCAGAAGTGGGTTTCCCGTCGCCTTTTAATGAAAGCGATCGCTCTTGTCGGTTCCCAAGAATGATAATTTTAATCAGGGGAACCCTTACAATCAAAGTTTATGAACGCAGCTGACGATAAAACCATTGTTCGTGAGTATTTCAATTCCACAGGGTTTGACCGCTGGAAGCGAATTTATGGTGATGGTGAAGTTAATAAAGTCCAGCTAGATATTCGCACTGGACACCAGCAAACTGTAGATACTGTTATCGACTGGCTAAAGGCCGATAACAACTTATCAAAGTTATCAATCTGCGATGCAGGCTGTGGTGTAGGTAGCCTCAGCATTCCTCTAGCGGTAGATGGCGCTAAAGTCTATGCCAGTGATATTTCCGAAAAAATGGTCGAAGAAGCCAAACAAAGAGCCTTACAAACCTTGGGAAATGCTGAAAATCCTACTTTTGCCGTGCAAGATTTGGAATCATTAAGCGGTAGTTACCACACCGTAATTTGTTTGGATGTTCTCATCCACTATCCTCAACAAAAAGCCGATGAGATGATTTCTCACCTGTGTTCTTTGGCACAGTCAAGGATAATTCTCAGCTTTGCACCGAAGACTTGCGCCCTCACTATACTCAAGAAAATTGGTAGTTTCTTTCCAGGGCCAAGTAAGACAACTCGTGCTTATTTGCATCGTCAGGCTGATGTAGTCAAAATCTTAGAAAGTAACGGCTTTTCTATACAACGGCAGTCAATGACTAAGACTCGCTTTTATTTCTCTCGCATCCTGGAAGCAACACGTAATTAACAAAATGCTGATGAGAGGATTTTCCTCTCTCTTCATATTAAAGTTCCATAACTTTTTCTTTTTAGTATTGCGAGATGTTCTTAATTATTGAAAGCTTTGTGAAAGTGAGGTTAGAATCGCAAACAAAGTGTAAATCTGAAGTGAAACTATGAAGACTGCTGAAAAATTGGCTGCTGGTTGGCTATTAACACTCGGATTCATGTTTTTAACGCTATCAGTATCAGCGGTGTTGGAAAAACATACTATGTTGAAGACAATCTCAATAGGTGATAACGAGGAATTAGTTCAAGATTATTTTAATAGAGATGCTCTTTATCTGCTTGATACTACTGCTAGACAAGGCATCATTTTTGGCGTTCCTACGATGTTACTTGGGGCATGGCTGAGCTTAGCACTATACCGTCAAGGAAAGTATGAAGAAAAGGCAATTCAAAAACAAATAAGCGATCGCCTCCAATCGACTTTTTATCAGATGCTAAAAGAAAATCAAGGACACATAACTGTTTTAGGTTTTGCGATACATTCACAATTACCAGCAGCCGTAGCCAGAGAATATTTAGACGAAAAAGCTAAAGAATTTAATGCTAATTTTCAAGTGACCGAAGAAGGGGCTTTATCATATCATTTTGACATCTAATGTAAATTCCAATTTGAGGATTTATATTTGTGTCTTGTTAAATTTCCAACCAAATTACGGCTAAGTCTCATGACACAGTTTTTTTTGAGCATAGCTGCTGTTTTTGGCGGTTTGTCGGTTGCCGCAGGTGCTTTCGCTTCTCATGCCCTGCGAGATAAAATTAGTGAGCGATCGCTAGAAGTTTTTGAAACTGGCGCTCGTTACCAAATGTATCATGCTTTAGCACTTTTGTTAGTAGGAATACTGATTAGTCGTGCCGAATCATCTCAATCCACTCTCATAGCTAGTGGGTGGCTTTTTATTATTGGTATTGCTATTTTCTCAGGCAGCTTGTACGCCTTGAGCTTAACTGATATTAAAACATTGGGTGCAATTACACCACTAGGCGGAGTAGCTTTTCTTGCTGGTTGGTGTACTTTAGCTTTTGCTGCTTGGAGTTTAAAGTTTTAAAAATTAGGAGTTAGAAGTCAAAAATTAAAAACTCCTAACTCCTAATTTCTGAGTTTAGTAGCAAGCTATGAATATCTGTCATGACTACAGGTATTTCATTTAATGAACTTGCACAATATATTTACTGTAACTTAAAGTTATCAGCAGTCAAAGCGTTGGCTTTGATGCCTTTGATCGTCACTATATCCTCAGACCAGATACCATCATCATTCGCGTCAATCTTAACAACAGTACTATTGCCAACTTGCCCTAGTCGTATGCAATCTTT contains the following coding sequences:
- a CDS encoding prohibitin family protein; translated protein: MKNQQLGNWQTTLLGIVVSIIVLIGLNSFIIINPGQAGVISILGKARDGALLEGIHVKPPFISVIDVYDLTVQKFEVPAESSTKDLQNLSARFAINFRLDPLQVVEVRRKQGTLANIVSKIIAPQTQEAFKIAAARRTVEEAITKRSELKEDFDNALGDRLDKYGIIVLDTSVVDLTFSPEFARAVEEKQIAEQRAQRAVYVAREAEQEAQAEVNRAKGKAEAQRLLAETLKAQGGQLVLQKEAIEAWKTGGAQMPRVLVMGGESKGSVPFIFNLGNVPNQP
- a CDS encoding ABC transporter ATP-binding protein; translated protein: MKKRRHSVHPLQRLLDYGHQYRQQIWLATGCSILNKLFDLAPPALIGIAVDVVVKQQDSIIAQLGVKDVFGQFLILSVLTVIVWILESVFEYAYARLWRNLAQSVQHNLRLDAYKHLQELELAYFEERSTGGLMSILSDDINQLERFLDTGANDLIQVATTVVIIGGAFFVLAPSVAWMALLPMPFILWGSLAYQRLLAPRYADVREKVGFLNSRLANNISGITTIKSFTAETYEASRLEVESESYRRSNTKAIKLSAAFIPLIRMLILVGFTALLLYGGMAAVAGKMSVGTYSVLIFLIQRLLWPLTRLGDTFDQYQRAMASTNRVMNLLDTPIAIHPGRIALPIEKVRGEVKFKNVTFAYQDRFPVIENLSLDIPAGKTIAIVGSTGSGKSTLVKLLLRLYEIKTGMITVDGIEIQDLKLQDLRRCIGLVSQDVFLFHGTVAENIAYGSFDASEPEIMKAARVAEAHEFIMELPQSYETIVGERGQKLSGGQRQRIAIARAVLKNPPILILDEATSAVDNETEAAIQRSLERIIVDRTTIAIAHRLSTIRNADCIYVMEHGKLVESATHEQLLERDGIYANLWRVQSGLK
- a CDS encoding DUF1824 family protein, whose translation is MSTPNHQNLTTAEAKKILNKFNCLDIAPILKPSEKVLTRKALVLITNLSDYQILGICADTAEEGILAMRTYSHAFGYEVPSDLATPEGPVYIKLNGKNGLCYLDSYAGHHRGVLVSCQSYDEGGINEMYGHLPLDLFV
- the ccmS gene encoding beta-carboxysome assembly chaperone CcmS, with protein sequence MMFGNTQSELGDHKWRGQLDRFVKANQQDLAALFWGLWLENGNSKGTIGIDLQPTPHFVYCPQEAIENLNDQVENRLQEILGIVENHQPEIEVVMIGIGKGEIKLIQFAPEPAPPDCFKQVDKDVEGLLDLLEQRMSESLDS
- a CDS encoding Uma2 family endonuclease, with the translated sequence MNALTLNLPPVLVLTDEQFYQLCQVNRDLRIERTATGELIIMPPTGGETGNRNIEIAFQLQAWSRKSNLGIAFDSSTCFKLPNGAERSPDASWVKRERWDNLNQQQKQKFPPLCPDFVLELRSQTDSLKALQEKMQEYIDNGVRLGWLIDPKTQQVEIYRVGQAVEILQNPETLSGEDVLPGFILNLKPIFGSI
- the bchM gene encoding magnesium protoporphyrin IX methyltransferase — protein: MNAADDKTIVREYFNSTGFDRWKRIYGDGEVNKVQLDIRTGHQQTVDTVIDWLKADNNLSKLSICDAGCGVGSLSIPLAVDGAKVYASDISEKMVEEAKQRALQTLGNAENPTFAVQDLESLSGSYHTVICLDVLIHYPQQKADEMISHLCSLAQSRIILSFAPKTCALTILKKIGSFFPGPSKTTRAYLHRQADVVKILESNGFSIQRQSMTKTRFYFSRILEATRN
- a CDS encoding ATP-binding cassette domain-containing protein produces the protein MGIITLQSVKKDFGIKEILKDATFSLDATDKVGLIGTNGSGKSTLLKMIAGIESIDSGQILSTSGSKIIYLPQQPDLDENRTVLEQIFADSGEHLSLVREYEELTNKLAHYPEDNQIMSRLSVVMQNMETTGAWELETNAKIILSKLGIFDFDAVIGTLSGGYRKRIALATALLSEPDVLLMDEPTNHLDALSVEWLQSYLNRFRGALLLITHDRYFLDKVTNRIIEIDRGDIFTYTGNYSYYLEKKALAEESAISSQRKHQGVLRRELEWLSRGPKARSTKQKARIERVHAMRNTEFKQAQGKVDISTVGRRIGKKVIELNNISKAYDGRTLINNFTYEFSPEDRIGIIGGNGAGKSTLMDIITGRVQPDAGNVEIGTTIHIGYFDQHSEELLTALDENQRVIDYIKEEGEFVKITDGTQISASQMLERFLFPGNQQYAPIHKLSGGEKRRLFLLRILIGAPNVLILDEPTNDLDVQTLAILEDYLEDFAGCVITVSHDRYFLDRTVDTIFALEAGGNLRQYPGNYSVYLDYKKAEEDEEKQQQASNNQEDSQKLESAKVISSSENTENKKRRGLSNWEKREFEQLEGKIAQLEAEKADTEKAMTSVAPGNYGQVQKLYEQVETLKQAIDVATERWLELAEIDS
- a CDS encoding alpha/beta fold hydrolase; the encoded protein is MLQFLPPGFGHKIIHTSLGAMVYYTQTTAPWLNAAEDLPPLLFLHNFGGGASAYEWSKVYPAFAPKYRILAPDLIGWGESAHPVQDYQISDYLTTIAEFITQTCTHAVTVVASSLTAALTIRLAINKPELFQRLFLVCPSGFDDFGQGAGRRLPLPIINTPLLDNIIYALGAENALAVRNFLQSFLFAKPERVSQEMVEAYLTSAQQPNAKFAALAFLRGDLYFDLSLYIQQLQIPTVMFWGEKAQFTSVKLGRRLANLNINAIPDFQAIANTGILPHLETPEVFIGLLQRYLIA
- a CDS encoding DUF423 domain-containing protein, translating into MTQFFLSIAAVFGGLSVAAGAFASHALRDKISERSLEVFETGARYQMYHALALLLVGILISRAESSQSTLIASGWLFIIGIAIFSGSLYALSLTDIKTLGAITPLGGVAFLAGWCTLAFAAWSLKF